A single genomic interval of Limnothrix sp. FACHB-406 harbors:
- a CDS encoding nucleoside triphosphate pyrophosphatase — protein sequence MPNPLQLVLASASPARRKLLQMAGIPPIVCPSDFDEDSVTVFDPGQLVQVLAQGKARVIVNRLRQEPALRQSLLGSHELGSSIVVLGCDSVLLVNGEVYGKPDSPAEAMERWQQMRGKIGDLYTGHVLIDLASDRELIQSATTRVHFATPTDAEIAAYIATGEPMQCAGCFALEGRGGLFVEKIEGCHMNVIGLSLPLLRRMLGELGYDVTQLWQTPAL from the coding sequence ATGCCTAACCCCTTGCAACTGGTGTTAGCTTCCGCCTCTCCTGCTCGCCGCAAACTCCTCCAGATGGCAGGCATTCCCCCGATCGTCTGTCCCAGCGATTTCGATGAAGATTCCGTCACCGTCTTTGATCCAGGACAACTGGTGCAAGTGCTGGCCCAGGGCAAGGCACGGGTGATTGTCAATCGGCTGCGGCAGGAACCGGCCCTGCGGCAGTCCCTATTGGGATCCCATGAACTGGGTAGCTCGATCGTGGTTTTGGGTTGCGATTCCGTGCTGTTGGTGAATGGGGAAGTCTATGGCAAACCCGACTCACCCGCCGAGGCCATGGAGCGCTGGCAACAGATGCGGGGGAAAATTGGTGATCTGTACACGGGCCATGTGCTGATTGATTTGGCGAGCGATCGGGAGTTGATCCAGTCCGCCACCACCCGTGTTCATTTCGCAACCCCCACCGATGCCGAAATTGCGGCCTACATCGCCACGGGCGAACCCATGCAATGCGCCGGGTGTTTTGCCCTCGAAGGTCGCGGCGGCCTGTTTGTGGAGAAAATCGAAGGCTGCCACATGAATGTGATTGGCCTCAGCTTGCCCCTCTTGCGTCGCATGTTAGGGGAGTTGGGATACGAC
- the psbP gene encoding photosystem II reaction center PsbP, with translation MQFSSLNRSTWKRLAIALLLTVVVALQACAAPASGLKAYIDATKGYRFLYPIGWVAVKVAGGPDVVFHDLIQETENVSVVINPVPSGKALPDLGTPSEVGYRLSKSAIAPPGSGRTAELVNAEAREANGKTYYLLEYAVKLPNQERHNLASVAVSRGQLYTLNISASEGRWDKVKDMFETVVRSFSVD, from the coding sequence ATGCAATTTTCGTCCCTGAACCGCTCCACTTGGAAACGCCTCGCGATCGCGTTGTTGCTGACGGTTGTGGTGGCGCTGCAAGCCTGCGCCGCTCCGGCCAGCGGCTTGAAGGCCTACATTGATGCCACCAAAGGCTATCGATTCCTGTACCCGATCGGGTGGGTGGCCGTCAAAGTGGCCGGCGGGCCCGATGTGGTCTTCCATGACCTGATTCAAGAAACCGAAAACGTCAGCGTTGTGATCAACCCCGTTCCCAGCGGCAAAGCCCTGCCCGATTTGGGAACTCCCAGCGAAGTGGGTTATCGCCTTTCTAAGAGTGCGATCGCCCCGCCCGGCTCCGGACGCACCGCCGAACTGGTGAACGCCGAGGCCCGAGAAGCCAACGGCAAAACCTATTACTTGCTGGAATATGCCGTGAAGCTGCCTAACCAAGAGCGCCACAACCTGGCCAGCGTTGCCGTTAGCCGTGGCCAGCTCTACACCTTGAACATTTCCGCCTCCGAAGGGCGTTGGGACAAGGTGAAAGACATGTTTGAAACGGTTGTTCGATCGTTCTCCGTAGACTAG
- the cphA gene encoding cyanophycin synthetase translates to MKILKVQTLRGPNYWSIRRHKLVVLRLDLADLADRPSNEIPGFYEGLVEALPSLMEHHCSRGKRGGFLERVREGTMMGHIVEHVALELQELTQMPVGFGRTRETSEPGVYLVAIEYENERAGRYAARAAVRLCRSIVDSGSYPRAELEQDLQDLEEIRAEEALGPSTESLVREAERRGIPWRQLAARSLIQLGYGVRQKRVQATLSDRTGILAVELACDKDGTKRVLADAGVPVPRGTTVRYLDELQDAIEEVGGYPIAIKPLDGNHGRGITLDIESWEAAEEAYEMAMADSKSQTILVERFYKGNDHRVLVVNGQVVAVAERVPARVIGDGRSTIQALIDETNRDPRRGSGHDNVLTKITIDRPLEQMLERQSLTLDTVLDRGEICYLRGTANLSTGGIAIDRTDEIHPENIWLAQRVVKIIGLDIAGIDIVTPDISRPLRENGGVVIEVNAAPGFRMHVQPSEGIPRNVAEPVLDMLFPPGSPAHVPIVSVTGTNGKTTTTRLIAHIYRQTGQVVGYTTTDGTYIGEYMVEPGDNTGPQSANLILQDPTVEVAILETARGGILRSGLAFDRCDVGVVLNVAADHLGLGDIDTIEQMARVKAVVAEAAAPDGYAVLNADDPLVAAMAEHVLAQVTYFSMNPENPIVREHARQGGLAAVYENGYLSILKGDWTLRIDRAENIPLTLGGKAAFQIANALAASLAAFAQGVRIEAIRQALMTFTSSAKQTPGRMNLFDLGRYHALVDYAHNPAGYEAVGVFVQNWPGTKVGVVGGPGDRRDEDFQLLGKLAAQMFDEILIKEDDDNRGRARGSAARQIEAGITAARQEGIARVRRFETILDETTAVNTALDRAVDGGLVVVFPESVSRAIDLIEARGPRETTKTTPTPKTPIADPASNRTSQHSEVKSV, encoded by the coding sequence ATGAAGATCCTGAAAGTCCAGACGCTCCGCGGCCCCAATTATTGGAGCATTCGCCGCCATAAGCTTGTCGTTTTGCGTTTGGATTTGGCGGACTTGGCTGATCGCCCCTCCAACGAGATTCCGGGGTTCTACGAAGGACTGGTGGAAGCCCTGCCCAGCTTAATGGAGCATCACTGCTCGCGGGGCAAGCGGGGTGGTTTTCTGGAGCGGGTGCGCGAAGGCACGATGATGGGGCACATCGTGGAGCATGTGGCCCTGGAACTTCAGGAATTGACGCAGATGCCCGTGGGGTTTGGGCGCACGCGCGAAACCTCAGAGCCAGGGGTTTATTTGGTGGCGATCGAGTATGAAAACGAGCGGGCTGGGCGGTATGCGGCCCGAGCGGCCGTGCGTCTGTGCCGCAGCATTGTGGACTCGGGCAGCTATCCCCGGGCCGAGCTGGAGCAAGACTTGCAGGATCTGGAGGAAATTCGGGCAGAGGAAGCCCTTGGCCCCAGCACGGAATCCCTGGTGCGCGAGGCAGAGCGCCGGGGAATTCCTTGGCGGCAGTTGGCGGCACGCTCCCTGATTCAGTTGGGGTATGGGGTTCGCCAAAAGCGGGTGCAAGCGACCCTGAGCGATCGCACGGGAATTTTGGCGGTGGAGTTGGCCTGCGACAAGGACGGCACCAAGCGGGTTTTGGCCGATGCGGGCGTGCCGGTTCCTCGGGGGACAACGGTTCGATACCTAGACGAGCTACAGGATGCGATCGAGGAGGTCGGTGGCTACCCGATCGCGATCAAGCCCTTGGACGGCAACCATGGCCGAGGGATCACCCTGGACATTGAATCTTGGGAAGCGGCAGAAGAAGCCTACGAAATGGCCATGGCCGATTCCAAGTCCCAGACGATTTTGGTGGAGCGGTTTTATAAGGGGAATGACCACCGGGTGTTGGTGGTCAATGGTCAGGTGGTGGCCGTGGCGGAGCGCGTACCGGCTCGGGTGATTGGAGATGGGCGATCGACCATTCAGGCGTTGATTGACGAAACCAATCGCGATCCGCGTCGGGGCAGTGGCCACGATAATGTGCTCACCAAAATCACGATTGATCGCCCCTTGGAGCAAATGCTGGAGCGGCAAAGCCTGACCCTCGATACTGTGCTCGATCGGGGCGAAATTTGCTATTTGCGAGGCACGGCGAACCTGAGTACCGGCGGCATTGCCATCGATCGCACCGATGAAATTCACCCGGAAAACATCTGGTTAGCCCAACGAGTGGTCAAGATCATTGGCCTGGACATTGCCGGGATCGATATTGTTACGCCCGATATTTCCCGCCCCCTGCGCGAAAACGGGGGTGTGGTGATTGAAGTGAACGCTGCGCCGGGCTTCCGGATGCATGTGCAGCCCAGTGAAGGCATTCCCCGCAACGTGGCGGAACCGGTGCTGGATATGCTGTTTCCGCCCGGGTCGCCGGCCCATGTGCCGATCGTGTCGGTGACCGGTACCAACGGCAAAACCACCACCACTCGCCTGATTGCCCATATCTATCGCCAAACGGGACAAGTGGTGGGCTACACGACCACCGATGGCACTTACATCGGTGAATACATGGTGGAACCCGGGGACAACACCGGCCCCCAAAGTGCCAACCTGATCCTGCAAGATCCAACCGTGGAAGTGGCCATTCTGGAAACGGCTCGGGGAGGTATTTTGCGATCGGGCTTGGCGTTCGATCGCTGCGATGTGGGCGTGGTGTTGAATGTGGCCGCTGACCACCTGGGTCTGGGGGACATCGACACGATCGAGCAAATGGCCCGCGTGAAAGCGGTGGTGGCGGAAGCCGCGGCCCCCGATGGCTATGCGGTGCTCAATGCGGATGATCCCCTGGTGGCGGCCATGGCGGAGCATGTGTTGGCCCAAGTCACCTATTTCTCCATGAACCCGGAGAACCCGATCGTGCGGGAACATGCCCGACAGGGAGGCTTGGCCGCTGTTTATGAAAACGGCTACCTGTCGATTCTCAAAGGTGATTGGACCCTGCGGATCGATCGAGCCGAAAACATTCCCCTCACCCTGGGCGGAAAGGCCGCTTTCCAAATTGCCAATGCCCTGGCCGCCAGTTTGGCCGCCTTTGCCCAAGGGGTGCGCATTGAAGCAATTCGTCAGGCCCTGATGACCTTCACGTCCAGTGCCAAGCAGACCCCGGGGCGAATGAATCTGTTTGATTTGGGTCGCTACCACGCCCTAGTGGACTACGCTCACAATCCCGCTGGCTATGAAGCGGTGGGCGTGTTTGTCCAAAACTGGCCCGGCACCAAGGTGGGTGTGGTCGGTGGCCCGGGCGATCGCCGTGATGAGGACTTCCAATTGCTGGGCAAGCTGGCGGCCCAAATGTTCGATGAAATTCTGATCAAGGAAGATGACGACAATCGCGGTCGGGCCCGGGGCAGCGCCGCTCGCCAAATCGAAGCGGGCATCACTGCCGCTCGCCAAGAAGGGATCGCGCGGGTTCGCCGGTTTGAAACCATCCTGGATGAAACCACGGCAGTGAATACAGCCCTCGATCGGGCGGTGGATGGCGGGTTAGTGGTGGTTTTCCCGGAAAGTGTCAGCCGTGCCATTGACCTGATTGAGGCCCGCGGCCCTCGGGAGACCACGAAAACAACGCCCACCCCCAAAACCCCGATCGCCGATCCCGCTAGTAACCGCACCAGCCAGCACAGTGAGGTGAAATCGGTCTAG
- a CDS encoding pitrilysin family protein: MMSPSLFAPALPPIETVRTGPLIRRLDCGALAIVEQMPVEAVNLSLWVNAGSAIEPEPINGMAHFLEHMVFKGSDRLALGEFEQRIEACGAVTNAATSQDYTQFYLTAAPQDFAALAPLQFDVALRPQLPAAEFDRERHVVLEEIRRSQDNPRRRTFQAVMNLAFETLPYNRPVLGPTEVIAHLDVQQMRDFHDRHYRPQSVTAVAVGNLPPEQLFEILETGFNEAWRDRDWSGLPVATPSLIPELPFDRIERREIIDPSLQQARLIMLWRAPGLQDLRETYPLDVLAAVLGHGRTSRLVRDLREERRLVSKVSATNLTYRAQGTFYLAAHCEPEHLPELEARLQDHMARIGSEPVSMAEVDRVRARVANGFVFGNETPANRSNLYGYYQTLVGNVDAALRYPDAVRCLTPEDLQRAAQQYLNPQAYGLVILRPAAAQG; this comes from the coding sequence ATGATGTCGCCAAGCTTGTTTGCCCCGGCCCTGCCGCCGATCGAAACCGTCCGTACTGGGCCGTTAATTCGGCGGTTAGACTGTGGTGCACTCGCGATTGTGGAGCAGATGCCCGTTGAGGCGGTCAATCTCAGTTTGTGGGTCAATGCTGGTTCAGCGATCGAACCTGAACCCATTAATGGCATGGCCCACTTTTTGGAGCACATGGTGTTTAAAGGGAGCGATCGGCTCGCCCTCGGGGAATTTGAGCAGCGGATTGAAGCTTGCGGAGCGGTCACCAACGCCGCCACCAGCCAAGACTACACCCAGTTTTATTTGACCGCCGCTCCCCAGGATTTTGCGGCCCTGGCTCCTTTGCAATTTGACGTGGCATTGCGGCCCCAGTTGCCGGCCGCGGAATTTGACCGGGAGCGCCATGTGGTGCTCGAAGAAATTCGCCGCAGCCAAGACAATCCCCGCCGTCGCACCTTCCAAGCGGTGATGAACCTGGCCTTTGAGACCTTGCCCTATAACCGGCCGGTGTTGGGCCCCACGGAAGTGATTGCCCACTTGGATGTGCAACAGATGCGGGACTTCCATGATCGCCACTATCGCCCGCAGTCGGTGACGGCCGTGGCGGTGGGTAATTTGCCGCCGGAGCAGTTATTCGAGATTTTGGAAACCGGCTTCAACGAGGCCTGGCGCGATCGGGACTGGTCGGGTTTGCCGGTGGCCACGCCATCGTTGATCCCAGAGTTGCCGTTCGATCGCATTGAACGCCGGGAAATCATTGACCCATCATTGCAACAGGCCCGCCTGATCATGCTCTGGCGCGCTCCGGGGCTACAGGACTTGCGGGAAACCTATCCGCTGGATGTGTTGGCGGCGGTGTTGGGCCATGGCCGCACCTCGCGCCTGGTGCGGGACTTGCGGGAAGAGCGGCGATTGGTGTCCAAGGTTTCGGCCACCAATTTGACCTACCGTGCTCAAGGAACGTTTTATTTGGCCGCCCATTGTGAGCCGGAGCATTTGCCAGAGCTGGAAGCCCGCTTGCAGGATCACATGGCGCGTATTGGTTCGGAACCGGTGAGCATGGCGGAGGTCGATCGGGTGCGGGCGCGGGTGGCTAATGGGTTTGTGTTTGGCAATGAAACCCCCGCGAATCGATCGAACCTCTATGGCTACTACCAAACCTTGGTGGGCAATGTGGACGCGGCCCTGCGATATCCCGATGCTGTCCGTTGCCTGACCCCAGAAGATTTGCAGCGGGCCGCCCAGCAATATTTGAATCCCCAGGCCTATGGGTTGGTGATTCTGCGCCCCGCTGCTGCTCAGGGTTAG
- the hisA gene encoding 1-(5-phosphoribosyl)-5-[(5-phosphoribosylamino)methylideneamino]imidazole-4-carboxamide isomerase: MDIFPAIDLLGGRCVRLFQGDYDRAETFGDDPVMVAQRWMTAGASWLHLVDLDGAKTGEPVNLQAIAAITQQLGDRPIQIQVGGGIRTRDRAARLFELGITRAIVGTVAVEQPDEVAAWCAEFPGRIVIGIDARNGWVATRGWLETSEVRAVELAQRVQDWGAAAIVYTDIHRDGTLAGPNKEALRELAEGISIPVIASGGISSVTDLLGLLALEPVGVTGAIVGRALYTGNVDLKEAIQAVGPGRIQDLPLNFGQEAIG; the protein is encoded by the coding sequence ATGGATATTTTTCCGGCGATCGATCTGTTGGGTGGACGTTGTGTCCGGCTCTTTCAAGGTGACTACGATCGCGCGGAAACCTTTGGTGATGATCCGGTGATGGTTGCCCAGCGGTGGATGACGGCGGGGGCCAGTTGGTTGCACCTGGTTGACTTGGATGGGGCCAAAACGGGAGAACCCGTGAATCTCCAGGCGATCGCGGCTATTACCCAACAACTGGGCGATCGCCCGATTCAAATTCAAGTGGGAGGCGGCATCCGAACCCGCGATCGCGCGGCCCGCCTGTTTGAACTGGGGATCACCAGAGCGATTGTGGGAACCGTGGCCGTGGAGCAGCCGGACGAAGTGGCCGCCTGGTGCGCGGAATTTCCCGGGCGGATCGTAATTGGCATTGATGCCCGCAATGGCTGGGTTGCAACCCGGGGTTGGCTGGAAACCTCCGAAGTGCGAGCGGTGGAATTGGCCCAGCGCGTTCAGGACTGGGGCGCGGCGGCCATTGTTTACACGGATATTCACCGGGATGGCACTTTGGCAGGCCCCAACAAGGAAGCCCTGCGCGAGCTGGCGGAAGGGATTTCCATTCCCGTGATTGCCTCCGGGGGCATCAGTTCCGTCACCGATTTATTGGGGCTGCTGGCCCTGGAGCCGGTGGGAGTCACGGGGGCGATTGTCGGTCGCGCCCTCTACACCGGCAACGTGGATCTCAAGGAGGCCATCCAGGCGGTGGGCCCGGGCCGAATTCAAGATCTCCCCCTGAATTTTGGTCAGGAGGCGATCGGGTAA
- a CDS encoding ribose-phosphate pyrophosphokinase, whose protein sequence is MNALRGSAVICSATSPLPTSHREVTEKSRLRIFSGSANVALAEEVAAYLGLPLGPMVRKRFADGELYVQIQESIRGCDVYLIQPVCRPVNDHLMELLIMVDACRRASARQVTAVIPYYGYARADRKTAGRESITAKLVANLVVKSGADRVLAMDLHSAQIQGYFDIPLDHVFGAPVLIDYLESKNLSDIVVVSPDVGGVARARAFAKRLNDAPLAIIDKRRQMHNVAEVLNVIGDVKGKTAVLVDDIIDTGGTLTEGARMLRREGARQVYACATHAVLSPPAIERLSSGLFEEVIVTNTIPMMDHHHFDQLTVLSVANVLGETIWRIHEDTSVSSMFIND, encoded by the coding sequence ATGAACGCGCTTCGAGGGTCTGCCGTGATTTGCTCTGCGACTTCTCCGCTGCCGACTTCGCATCGCGAAGTGACGGAAAAGAGCCGACTTCGCATCTTCTCAGGATCGGCAAATGTCGCCTTGGCCGAAGAAGTTGCTGCATACCTGGGGTTACCGTTGGGACCAATGGTTCGCAAACGGTTCGCCGACGGTGAGCTTTATGTTCAAATTCAGGAGTCAATCCGGGGTTGTGATGTTTATCTGATCCAACCGGTTTGTCGCCCTGTGAATGATCATCTAATGGAATTGTTGATCATGGTGGATGCTTGCCGCCGGGCTTCGGCGCGCCAAGTCACCGCTGTGATTCCCTACTACGGCTATGCCAGGGCCGATCGCAAGACGGCCGGCCGGGAATCGATTACGGCCAAACTGGTGGCGAATCTGGTTGTGAAATCCGGAGCCGATCGGGTGTTGGCCATGGACTTGCATTCAGCGCAAATCCAAGGCTATTTCGATATTCCGCTCGATCATGTTTTTGGTGCGCCAGTCCTGATCGACTACCTCGAAAGCAAGAACCTGTCGGATATTGTCGTGGTGTCGCCCGATGTGGGCGGGGTGGCGCGGGCCCGGGCCTTTGCTAAGCGCCTGAACGATGCGCCCCTGGCGATCATTGACAAGCGCCGCCAAATGCACAATGTGGCGGAAGTGCTGAACGTCATTGGTGACGTGAAGGGCAAAACGGCCGTTTTGGTGGATGACATCATCGACACAGGCGGCACGCTCACGGAAGGGGCCCGGATGCTGCGTCGGGAAGGGGCACGCCAGGTTTATGCCTGTGCCACCCATGCGGTGTTGTCTCCTCCGGCGATCGAGCGCTTGTCCAGTGGGTTATTTGAAGAGGTGATTGTCACCAACACGATTCCGATGATGGATCACCACCATTTTGACCAGCTCACGGTTTTGTCGGTGGCGAATGTGCTGGGCGAAACCATTTGGCGCATCCACGAAGACACGTCAGTTAGCAGCATGTTTATCAATGACTAA
- a CDS encoding RNA-guided endonuclease TnpB family protein — translation MLLGFKTQLKLNNQQRTALARHAGVARHAWNWGLGLTRDILDHNRSNTDEKIKFPSAIDLHKWLVALVKSEHPWYYEVSKSAPQNALRHLRVAWDRCFKKTSGAPKFKKKGRHDSFELDGAIHIKGLNKIQVPKIGILKTYEALPQNVQPKSVTISRRANDWFISFRIEIEPVITPKAVEIVGVDLGVKSLATLSTGEVFEGAKAYRQLESRLSRLQWLNRHKQRGSANWKKAQLRIARLHQQIANIRKDTIHKLTTYLAKNHGVVVIEDLNVSGMMANHKLAKAIQDMGFYEFRRQLDYKTKLYGSELVIVDRWFPSSKTCSRCGKKKETLSLSERVFNCDHCGLQIDRDLNAAINLKKAASPVVSVCGAEEADFAAMKQEVS, via the coding sequence ATGCTACTCGGATTCAAAACTCAACTCAAGCTCAACAACCAACAACGCACCGCATTAGCTCGCCATGCCGGTGTTGCACGTCATGCTTGGAATTGGGGATTGGGACTGACTAGAGACATCCTTGATCACAACCGATCAAATACTGACGAAAAAATTAAATTCCCATCGGCCATTGATTTGCATAAGTGGTTGGTAGCCTTGGTGAAGTCTGAACACCCTTGGTACTACGAAGTCTCCAAAAGCGCACCCCAAAATGCTTTACGTCATTTACGGGTGGCTTGGGATCGATGCTTCAAAAAGACTTCAGGCGCTCCTAAATTCAAGAAAAAGGGTCGCCATGACTCCTTTGAACTGGATGGAGCTATTCATATCAAGGGACTGAATAAAATTCAGGTTCCTAAGATTGGCATCCTGAAGACCTATGAAGCATTACCTCAAAATGTTCAACCTAAATCAGTCACAATCAGCCGCCGAGCGAATGATTGGTTCATCTCGTTTCGGATTGAGATCGAACCCGTCATCACACCTAAAGCGGTTGAAATTGTTGGTGTTGATTTGGGTGTCAAGTCCCTAGCAACGCTCAGCACTGGAGAAGTGTTTGAAGGCGCTAAAGCCTACAGACAACTGGAGTCCCGGCTCTCTCGGTTGCAATGGCTAAATCGTCACAAGCAACGCGGGTCTGCCAATTGGAAAAAGGCTCAATTGAGGATCGCCCGGTTGCATCAGCAAATCGCCAATATCCGTAAAGACACCATCCACAAACTCACGACCTACCTCGCCAAGAACCACGGCGTGGTGGTCATTGAGGATCTGAATGTGTCCGGAATGATGGCGAATCACAAGCTAGCCAAGGCGATTCAGGATATGGGGTTCTACGAGTTTCGGCGGCAACTGGATTACAAGACAAAGTTGTATGGCTCTGAACTGGTGATCGTGGATCGCTGGTTTCCATCTAGCAAGACTTGTTCCCGTTGCGGCAAGAAAAAAGAGACCCTATCGCTGTCAGAGCGGGTGTTTAATTGTGACCACTGTGGATTGCAAATTGATCGCGACTTAAATGCCGCAATCAATTTGAAAAAGGCGGCCAGTCCGGTCGTGTCAGTCTGTGGAGCGGAAGAAGCCGACTTCGCCGCAATGAAGCAGGAAGTTTCCTGA
- a CDS encoding serine/threonine-protein kinase, with translation MQPSLPPGTVLQNRYRLVEVLGQGGFGRTYLAEDLGRFGERCALKEFTPPVGDAYALEKSNELFRREAAVLYQINHPQIPKFQATFEAEGRLFLVQDYVQGNTYRSLLDSRLHHGQLFAEGEVFYLLQQLLPVLSYLHNLGIIHRDISPENIILREHDRLPVLIDFGAIKEMATRFQQPGATAVQATTVGKSGYAPSEQIQTGRAYPSSDLYALAATVLVLLTGREPQDLLDDRTLTWHWDQYVPLTPALGDLLRRMLAYQPTERYPSASLVLQALQEVTLDATARPVAQPPSTSTPTPAAPAPAVNPTGTVPSTMATVVVGRAAPPPIAPRSPAPAPAPGPDWSVEPRGSLMDNPWAVTVLGVLLVVGTGVGSWSLVNQFLSRSPNNSNPTPTATVSESPPLPSPSPTPSPTPSPSPIASPVVSTQRLNLQPAGDFEDSRTLGENETLIYRFQAGAEQPLSISVAGNNVIASLLAPDGDPADRSSRDLRQWDGVIAVAGEYALQVRVAPGAPRGDYRLRLRLAAAPASPSPEPSPTPTPTPTPEPTPSPSPEPTRQPTSRNFRGVTQPQVPQTFGFEAQAGQQISISIPSGLRATVFGPNGPIPDMEGLEGSVSLEAPVGGNYGIEVSSDLEMPFEIAVRVR, from the coding sequence ATGCAACCGTCCCTGCCCCCCGGAACTGTTCTCCAAAATCGCTATCGCCTTGTGGAAGTGTTGGGACAGGGTGGCTTTGGGCGCACCTACCTGGCGGAGGATTTGGGGCGATTTGGCGAGCGCTGTGCCCTCAAGGAATTCACGCCGCCCGTGGGCGATGCCTACGCCCTCGAAAAATCCAATGAACTGTTCCGGCGCGAGGCAGCGGTTCTTTACCAAATCAATCACCCACAAATTCCCAAGTTTCAGGCCACCTTTGAGGCGGAGGGTCGCCTATTTTTGGTGCAGGACTACGTGCAGGGCAATACCTATCGATCGCTTCTAGATAGCCGCCTGCACCATGGCCAGCTCTTTGCGGAAGGGGAAGTGTTCTACCTCTTGCAACAGTTGCTCCCCGTGTTGAGCTACCTGCACAATTTGGGGATCATTCACCGGGATATCTCGCCGGAAAACATTATTCTGCGGGAGCACGATCGACTGCCCGTGTTGATTGACTTTGGGGCCATCAAAGAAATGGCCACCCGCTTTCAACAACCGGGAGCCACGGCCGTGCAGGCCACCACCGTTGGTAAGAGCGGCTATGCCCCCAGCGAACAAATTCAAACCGGCCGCGCTTACCCCAGCAGCGATCTCTATGCCTTGGCCGCCACGGTGTTGGTGTTGCTGACGGGGCGAGAACCCCAGGATTTGCTAGACGATCGCACCCTTACCTGGCATTGGGATCAGTATGTGCCCCTCACGCCGGCCTTGGGAGATCTGCTACGACGGATGTTGGCCTATCAACCGACGGAGCGCTATCCCTCTGCCTCCTTGGTGCTTCAGGCGTTGCAGGAGGTGACGTTGGATGCGACGGCCCGCCCCGTGGCCCAGCCGCCCTCCACTTCAACCCCAACTCCGGCAGCGCCGGCCCCAGCCGTTAATCCCACGGGAACTGTCCCTTCAACCATGGCGACGGTGGTGGTGGGTCGGGCTGCGCCGCCTCCGATCGCCCCCCGATCGCCCGCACCGGCCCCGGCTCCCGGCCCCGATTGGAGCGTGGAACCCCGAGGATCCTTGATGGATAACCCTTGGGCGGTGACGGTGTTAGGCGTGTTGTTGGTGGTGGGGACGGGAGTGGGTTCCTGGTCGCTGGTGAATCAATTCCTGAGCCGATCGCCCAACAACAGCAACCCCACACCAACCGCGACGGTTTCCGAAAGTCCGCCGCTGCCTAGCCCTTCCCCCACGCCATCCCCCACCCCGTCCCCTAGCCCGATCGCCTCGCCTGTGGTCTCCACCCAGCGGTTGAACCTTCAGCCCGCCGGGGATTTTGAAGATTCCCGCACCCTGGGTGAAAACGAAACCCTGATCTATCGTTTCCAGGCCGGCGCTGAGCAACCCCTCAGCATTTCCGTGGCAGGCAATAACGTGATTGCTAGTCTCCTGGCTCCCGATGGTGACCCGGCGGATCGATCGAGCCGGGATCTGCGCCAATGGGATGGCGTGATTGCCGTGGCTGGTGAATATGCCCTGCAAGTGCGCGTGGCCCCCGGTGCGCCCAGGGGAGACTACCGCCTGCGCTTACGGCTAGCGGCGGCTCCCGCTTCCCCCAGTCCGGAGCCAAGCCCCACGCCAACGCCCACCCCGACTCCGGAGCCAACTCCCAGCCCCAGCCCAGAACCAACCCGCCAACCCACCTCGCGCAACTTCCGAGGTGTGACTCAGCCCCAGGTTCCCCAAACCTTTGGTTTTGAAGCCCAGGCGGGTCAGCAAATTTCAATTAGTATTCCTTCCGGTTTGCGAGCCACGGTGTTTGGCCCCAATGGCCCGATTCCGGACATGGAAGGACTGGAAGGATCCGTCAGTTTGGAAGCGCCCGTGGGCGGCAACTACGGCATTGAAGTGTCTTCGGATTTGGAAATGCCCTTTGAGATTGCCGTGCGGGTTCGGTAG